The Paenibacillus sp. G2S3 region AAAGAATACGCTTCCAGAATAACCGCTGCTTCATCCTCCAACGCTTTGCCTATATCAGTTCCTTGAAGACCATTATCAGCAGGGAAGGCTATGGACAGCGGCAGCATAGCTTTTCCTGGTTCCAATTGCAGCTCCAGCAGCTTTATTTTGCTGGTAATGAATTCCTTGCTATGCAACTGGCCATGCAGTAAATCCTGCCAGAATTGTTTGGATATCGCGGCAATTTCCTCATTAAGCTGTGAATATCGCTTGGAGAGTTGCTTTTTCCCCAGGATTTCATCGCCAACGCTTCGTACTGTACCTGCGAGTTCTTCTATATTAATGGGCTTAAGCAAATAGGTGGAGGCGCCATAACGCAAGGCAGCCTGCGCATATTGAAATTCGTCATAACCGCTAAGTACGACAATGCCAACGAGCATGTCCTGCTCCCGTATTTTTTCGATAAGTTCAAGACCGTTCATATACGGCATACGGATATCGGTAATAATCACATCTGGGCGGTGCTGTAGTGCAAGCTCCAAACCCTCCTCACCATTGCTGGCTTCTCCTATGATCTCGACGTTGTATTCTGCCCAGTCTATGGTTTGGGTGATGCCCATACGGACCAGATATTCATCATCTACTATAAGCGCTTTCAACATTGGCCTCACCTCGAAGTAGTTTCTAATATGTCTTACAGTCATTATAAACATGAAACCTCTTTTAGAGGAGCGGTAATTTCTTAGTTGTCAGGATCACAAACGATTTCGCAGTATGTTCACCGGTGGCTAAGTACAAAAATGTCCGCATAGCGGAAGTTCTAAACATTTCAACAGCTTAACAAACCGTTTCATAGGATTCTATCCTAACTTTTTCAAAATGTACTGTGATAGACTTTAACCGTAAAAGAGCGGTAAGCGCTTTTATAAATTCATAAAATCGAAATTGAACGCTGTAGGAGGAGTACCCTTGATACAAAATTCATTTATTCCATTCGGGTTTCAATATTACCGTTCCCCAACCCCTTTTCGGGATCAATGGGAGAAAGACCTGAGCAATATTGCCGGGCAGGGCTTCAATTGTGTGAAGTATTGGGTGCAGTGGCGCGCCAGCGTGTCCAAAGAAGGGATCTACCAGTTCGATGATATTCAGGAGCTGATGGATATTGCTCAGCGGAATGGCTTAAAGGTCATTTTGAATGTGATTTTTGATGTGGCGCCAGCCTGGTTTTATAAAAAATATCCTGATTCCAAAATGATCACAGCAGACGGTTCCGTTCTGGAACCAAGGGCTATTAACTGCC contains the following coding sequences:
- a CDS encoding response regulator, producing MLKALIVDDEYLVRMGITQTIDWAEYNVEIIGEASNGEEGLELALQHRPDVIITDIRMPYMNGLELIEKIREQDMLVGIVVLSGYDEFQYAQAALRYGASTYLLKPINIEELAGTVRSVGDEILGKKQLSKRYSQLNEEIAAISKQFWQDLLHGQLHSKEFITSKIKLLELQLEPGKAMLPLSIAFPADNGLQGTDIGKALEDEAAVILEAYSFEQLCLFRDSHLEWVMILRTDEPELASDSARRLGKQLSEWSQQHFGQALSVGIGKPTDEWNGIVDSYKQAVLAAQRALSGIERVLYAEEEAGARCRREIRDALAFIREHYAGNITVEMVAAAVFVSPTHLMHLFRKDLNKTFYECLTEYRIEEAKRMLRNPMYRVYEVGNQVGFTDSKYFSQIFKKMTGIPPSEYAKTYG